From one Pseudomonas sp. MYb118 genomic stretch:
- a CDS encoding sorbosone dehydrogenase family protein, whose protein sequence is MKPMYPVATLTLAMLLSACGGEADSQQARGPDPKMPEPQRSLLPSMKIAEPVAWGEQKPTVPEGFSVTAIASDLKIPRQTLVLPNGDILVAEGRGGNAAKLKPKDVIASYIKAKGNTQVKGGNRLTLLRDADGDGKYELQTVFAENLNAPYGLAYADGKIYVANQDALVSFDYAEGQTKANGMPTKITDLPSAINHHWTKSLAISEDGRSLYVGIGSNSNITERGMEVEVDRAMVWQIDAQTGAHKPYATGLRNPTALKIQPGTGTLWAVVNERDELGPDLVPDYLTSVKEGAFYGWPYSYWGQNVDTRARPQNPTKVASAIKPDYSLGSHVAALGVDFSTAAMGDKFAEGVFVGEHGSWNRDNPVGYKVIFVPFRNGKADGEPIDFATGFRGSDGKTRGRPVGVTVDPRGALIIADDLANTIWRVTRNK, encoded by the coding sequence ATGAAACCTATGTATCCAGTCGCCACCCTGACCCTGGCGATGCTGCTGAGTGCCTGTGGTGGAGAAGCCGATAGCCAGCAAGCCCGTGGTCCCGACCCGAAAATGCCCGAGCCCCAGCGCAGCCTGCTGCCCAGCATGAAAATCGCCGAGCCAGTGGCCTGGGGTGAGCAGAAGCCGACCGTGCCCGAAGGATTCAGCGTCACCGCCATTGCCAGCGACCTGAAAATCCCGCGCCAGACCCTGGTGCTGCCCAACGGTGACATCCTGGTGGCCGAAGGCCGTGGCGGCAACGCAGCGAAGCTCAAGCCCAAGGATGTGATCGCCAGCTACATCAAGGCCAAGGGCAACACCCAGGTCAAGGGTGGCAACCGCCTGACCCTGCTGCGTGATGCCGATGGCGACGGCAAATATGAGCTGCAAACGGTATTCGCCGAAAATCTCAATGCGCCGTACGGCCTGGCCTATGCCGACGGTAAAATCTACGTGGCCAACCAGGACGCTCTGGTCAGCTTCGATTACGCCGAGGGCCAGACCAAGGCCAACGGCATGCCGACGAAAATCACCGACCTGCCATCTGCGATCAATCACCACTGGACCAAATCCCTGGCCATCAGCGAAGACGGGCGCTCGCTATACGTGGGCATTGGCTCCAACAGCAACATCACCGAGCGCGGCATGGAGGTGGAGGTGGATCGGGCCATGGTCTGGCAGATCGACGCCCAGACCGGCGCCCACAAGCCGTATGCCACCGGGCTGCGCAATCCTACGGCGCTGAAAATCCAGCCTGGCACCGGCACGCTTTGGGCGGTGGTCAACGAGCGCGATGAACTGGGGCCCGATCTGGTGCCCGACTATCTGACGTCGGTGAAAGAAGGCGCGTTCTACGGCTGGCCCTACAGCTACTGGGGCCAGAACGTTGATACGCGGGCACGGCCACAGAACCCGACGAAAGTCGCCTCGGCGATCAAACCGGATTACAGCCTGGGCTCGCACGTCGCCGCTTTGGGCGTGGATTTTTCCACCGCCGCCATGGGCGACAAATTCGCCGAGGGCGTGTTCGTCGGTGAGCACGGTAGTTGGAACCGGGACAATCCGGTGGGCTACAAAGTGATCTTCGTGCCGTTCCGCAATGGCAAGGCTGATGGAGAGCCGATCGACTTTGCCACAGGTTTCCGCGGCTCGGATGGCAAGACCCGTGGCCGACCTGTTGGGGTGACGGTCGACCCGCGGGGCGCGCTGATCATCGCTGATGACCTGGCCAATACCATCTGGCGTGTCACACGCAATAAATAA
- a CDS encoding AraC family transcriptional regulator, producing the protein MGSLPSLIELISRHAPSDGFHDTPIAGVTLVRSGSPTVPMPVVYEPTLCLIAQGRKQVAVGTTSYIYDAATYLVASVDIPVMGSVIEASEQAPYLCLVLNLDMGVLSDLALRHPADGTLGGPGSAIELNATTPPLLDAAVRLAGLLDTPADIAELAPLIIREMLYRLLMTSGAVRQMAGADSRLSQIAKAIAWIRSHYQQSCRIEEIADIAGMSRSTLHAHFKAVTAMSPLEFRSQLRLQEARRLMVAHAFDAAGAGYRVGYDSPSQFSRDYVRLFGLPPGKDAERLRNAAP; encoded by the coding sequence ATGGGATCACTGCCAAGCCTGATCGAGCTGATCAGTCGTCACGCGCCGTCTGACGGCTTTCACGACACACCGATTGCGGGCGTCACTCTGGTGCGCTCGGGTTCGCCGACCGTGCCCATGCCGGTGGTGTATGAGCCGACCCTGTGCCTGATTGCTCAGGGCCGCAAGCAGGTGGCGGTCGGCACCACCTCGTACATCTACGACGCGGCCACCTACCTGGTGGCTTCAGTGGACATCCCGGTGATGGGCTCGGTCATCGAGGCCAGCGAGCAGGCACCGTATCTGTGCCTGGTGCTCAATCTGGATATGGGCGTGCTCAGTGATCTGGCGCTGCGTCACCCCGCCGATGGCACCCTTGGTGGTCCTGGGTCTGCCATCGAACTCAACGCCACCACGCCGCCGCTGCTGGACGCGGCCGTGAGGCTCGCCGGGTTGCTGGACACGCCCGCTGACATCGCCGAACTGGCGCCCCTGATCATTCGCGAAATGCTCTATCGGTTGCTCATGACCAGTGGCGCCGTCCGCCAGATGGCCGGTGCCGACAGCCGCCTCAGTCAGATAGCCAAGGCCATCGCCTGGATACGCAGCCACTACCAGCAAAGTTGCAGGATCGAAGAAATTGCCGACATCGCCGGCATGAGCCGCTCTACGCTTCACGCGCACTTCAAGGCCGTCACGGCCATGAGCCCGTTGGAGTTTCGCAGTCAGTTGCGCCTGCAGGAAGCTCGACGCCTGATGGTGGCGCACGCCTTCGACGCGGCGGGTGCCGGCTATCGCGTGGGTTATGACAGCCCTTCGCAGTTCAGTCGCGACTACGTGCGCCTGTTCGGGTTGCCGCCGGGCAAGGACGCCGAACGGCTACGCAACGCCGCTCCGTGA
- a CDS encoding MFS transporter, which translates to MTITRSREVPDTPRDSATINKLMFVKLMPLLIAAYVLSFLDRTNIALAKHHLDVDLGISAAAYGLGAGLFFLTYALSEVPSNLIMHKVGARFWIARIMVTWGLISAAMAFVQGETSFYVLRLLLGVAEAGLFPGVMLYLTYWFGREQRARATGYFLLGVCFANIIGGPLGAALMELDGVWGWRGWQWMFVLEGLPAVFFAMVVWKKLPDRPSKAPWLSAAEAAQIEQQLAAEAEEGAGHGGHSFKQCLTPQILLAILVYFCHQITIYTVIFFLPGIISKYGALTTLQVGMLTSLPWLAAAVGAIALPRLATTPARSRQMLVAGLLTMAAGLGIAALAGPVISLLGFCISAVMFFVVQSIIFLYPASRLKGAALAGGLGFVNSCGLLGGFVGPSVMGAIEQSTGNAMDGMKVVAVILVLAAFAALRLRQGQEDKQEKPQLQGRRQTA; encoded by the coding sequence ATGACAATAACAAGAAGCAGAGAAGTACCTGATACCCCCCGGGATTCGGCGACGATCAACAAATTGATGTTCGTCAAGCTGATGCCGTTGCTGATCGCCGCCTACGTGCTGAGCTTTCTGGACCGCACCAACATCGCCCTGGCCAAGCATCACCTGGATGTCGACCTGGGCATTTCGGCGGCGGCCTACGGGCTGGGTGCCGGGTTGTTTTTCCTCACCTACGCGCTGTCGGAGGTGCCCAGCAACCTGATCATGCACAAGGTCGGCGCACGGTTCTGGATCGCCCGGATCATGGTGACCTGGGGGCTGATCTCGGCGGCCATGGCTTTCGTTCAGGGCGAGACCTCGTTCTACGTCCTGCGTTTGCTGCTGGGTGTCGCCGAAGCGGGTCTGTTCCCCGGCGTCATGCTGTACCTGACTTACTGGTTCGGACGTGAACAACGCGCCCGTGCCACCGGCTACTTCCTGCTGGGGGTGTGCTTTGCCAACATCATCGGCGGGCCGCTGGGCGCCGCGTTGATGGAGCTGGACGGTGTCTGGGGCTGGCGCGGCTGGCAGTGGATGTTCGTGCTCGAAGGCTTGCCAGCGGTGTTCTTCGCCATGGTGGTCTGGAAGAAATTGCCGGACCGCCCCAGCAAGGCGCCGTGGTTGAGTGCCGCTGAAGCCGCGCAGATCGAACAGCAACTGGCTGCCGAAGCCGAGGAGGGTGCAGGCCACGGCGGGCACTCGTTCAAGCAATGCCTGACCCCGCAGATCCTGTTGGCGATCCTGGTCTACTTCTGCCATCAGATCACCATTTACACGGTGATCTTTTTCCTGCCCGGCATCATCAGCAAATACGGGGCGTTGACTACCTTGCAGGTCGGCATGCTGACATCCTTGCCCTGGCTCGCGGCGGCCGTCGGCGCCATCGCCTTGCCGCGTCTGGCCACGACGCCCGCGCGTTCCCGGCAGATGCTGGTGGCGGGCTTGCTGACCATGGCGGCGGGCCTGGGCATCGCGGCGCTGGCGGGGCCGGTCATCAGCCTGCTGGGCTTTTGTATCTCGGCGGTGATGTTCTTCGTCGTGCAGTCGATCATTTTTCTGTACCCGGCTTCGCGCCTCAAAGGGGCGGCGCTGGCCGGCGGCCTGGGCTTTGTCAATTCCTGTGGGCTGCTCGGTGGGTTTGTAGGCCCGTCGGTCATGGGCGCGATCGAGCAAAGTACCGGCAATGCCATGGACGGTATGAAGGTGGTCGCCGTCATTCTCGTGCTGGCTGCCTTCGCCGCGTTGCGTTTGCGTCAGGGGCAGGAAGACAAACAGGAAAAACCTCAGTTGCAGGGCCGTCGGCAAACGGCTTGA
- a CDS encoding LysR substrate-binding domain-containing protein, whose product MSSLLSQSSSLIAFVRVVEAGSFSAAARSVGTTPSAISKSISRLEKKLNVTLFRRSTRTLGLTPDGYLFFERVAPLLRALEDSEDAIRPTGTVRGHLRVSMPSELGRLLLPRIGSSFLAEHPEVDIDLNLLDHHVDLISEGYDVIFRVGSLGDSNLRARTLARMDMALVASPDFLQARGQPATVDDLRDLPFVRYQLSGRTLPILFENGETLLPKGRIGLDSGFGLRTAAIDGMGVAYLMRCIVQQDLNEGRLVQLLEKHALPALELHAVHAFGSNTPIRVKLFTDFVQKQVQQLSRSGVA is encoded by the coding sequence ATGTCCAGCCTGTTGAGCCAGTCGAGCAGCCTCATTGCCTTTGTCCGGGTGGTGGAGGCCGGCTCTTTCAGCGCCGCGGCGCGCAGCGTCGGCACGACGCCGTCGGCGATCTCCAAGAGCATTTCGCGCCTGGAAAAAAAGCTGAATGTCACGCTGTTTCGCCGTTCCACCAGAACCCTTGGCCTGACGCCGGACGGCTATCTGTTCTTTGAGCGTGTAGCCCCTTTGTTGCGCGCGCTTGAGGATTCCGAAGATGCGATACGGCCGACCGGCACGGTGCGCGGGCATTTGCGGGTGAGCATGCCCAGCGAGCTGGGGCGCTTGTTATTGCCGCGGATCGGCTCGTCGTTTCTGGCCGAGCATCCGGAGGTCGACATCGACCTCAACTTGCTCGATCACCACGTGGACCTGATCAGTGAGGGCTATGACGTGATCTTCCGCGTGGGTTCGCTGGGGGACAGCAACCTGCGGGCCCGGACGCTGGCGCGCATGGACATGGCATTGGTGGCGTCCCCCGACTTTCTTCAGGCCCGCGGTCAACCCGCCACGGTGGATGATCTGCGTGACCTGCCGTTCGTGCGCTACCAGTTGAGCGGGCGCACCTTGCCGATTCTCTTCGAGAACGGCGAAACGTTATTGCCCAAGGGACGCATCGGCCTGGACTCCGGCTTCGGCCTGCGTACGGCAGCCATCGACGGCATGGGCGTTGCCTACCTGATGCGCTGTATCGTCCAGCAGGATCTGAACGAAGGGCGGCTGGTGCAACTGCTGGAGAAGCACGCGCTGCCCGCACTGGAGCTGCATGCGGTGCACGCGTTCGGCAGCAACACGCCGATCAGGGTCAAACTGTTTACCGACTTTGTGCAGAAGCAGGTGCAACAGTTGTCACGGAGCGGCGTTGCGTAG
- a CDS encoding SDR family oxidoreductase — MKRLEGKVAVITGGNSGIGLASACLFAREGAQVIITGRRKDILDQAIETIGHGAIAIEGDVASLEHHEDLAARIQQRFGALDIYMANAGVITLQPSAQVSPEDYDTQFNINTRGVFFGVQSITPVLRDGASIILTSSLAATKVLENHAVYAGSKAAIAAFARSWALELRARRIRVNVLSPGPVDTAIIGKLGVSDEQRPDFLKMLGEMIPAGRLGEAQELARAALYLASADSTFVNGIELLVDGGMSLT; from the coding sequence ATGAAGCGTCTCGAAGGTAAGGTAGCGGTCATCACAGGTGGTAACAGCGGCATCGGCCTGGCATCCGCCTGCCTGTTCGCTCGTGAAGGCGCACAAGTGATCATCACGGGTCGGCGCAAGGATATTCTGGATCAGGCCATCGAAACCATTGGCCATGGTGCGATCGCCATCGAGGGCGACGTGGCCAGCCTGGAACATCATGAGGATCTGGCCGCCCGGATCCAGCAACGCTTTGGCGCACTGGACATCTACATGGCCAATGCCGGTGTCATCACCCTGCAGCCCTCCGCGCAGGTCTCGCCAGAGGATTACGACACGCAGTTCAACATCAACACCCGCGGCGTGTTCTTCGGCGTCCAGTCGATCACGCCCGTGCTGCGTGACGGGGCCAGCATCATCCTGACCAGCTCCCTGGCTGCGACCAAAGTGCTGGAGAATCACGCGGTCTACGCTGGCAGCAAGGCCGCCATCGCCGCGTTTGCCCGCAGCTGGGCGCTGGAGTTGCGCGCCCGTCGCATCCGCGTGAACGTGCTCAGCCCTGGCCCTGTCGACACCGCGATCATCGGTAAACTGGGGGTTTCAGATGAGCAGCGCCCGGACTTCCTGAAAATGCTGGGTGAGATGATTCCTGCAGGGCGGCTCGGTGAGGCGCAGGAACTGGCCCGTGCCGCGCTGTACCTGGCCTCGGCTGACAGCACCTTCGTCAATGGCATTGAGCTTCTGGTGGACGGCGGGATGTCCCTGACCTGA
- a CDS encoding ATP-binding protein, with amino-acid sequence MTPQDKDAFEQLLANCADEPIRFPGAIQPHGLLLTLTEPGLEIIQVSANVDTLLAREPQTLIGRPLQSLIGDAHTKAVREALQQPTLFDAPPLHFRVNGTAFDGLLHRHQGVLILELEIHVENFQPRNVAGNQTNLGRMLQRLQAATTLQALYDISVKEIQAMTGYDRVLIYRFEEEGHGQVIAEASDPSMELFNGLFFPASDIPEQARELYRINWLRIIPNADYQPVPLVPKLRPDTQTPLDLSFATLRSVSPIHCQYMKNMGVLSSMSISLMRGDQLWGLISCGNRQPLHVPHELRTACQTIGQVLSLQISAMEALELSRQRDEKLGALALLNQAMIDSPQNVFDGLARQPQVLMALAQAGGIAIIEDKQLHRYGNCPEPEQIRALHKWLQERGEPVFASHHLASVYPPAAHYQQVASGVLAMSLPKPVDNGVMWFRPEVKENVKWSGDPRKPLDLENSDAGLRLRPRTSFEIWKVEMAGISTKWSHGDLFAANDLRRSALENDLARQVRREQEAVRARDDLVAVVSHDLRNPMTVISMLCGMMQKTFSSDGPHTSRRIATAIDTMQQAAGRMNTLLEDLLDTSKIDAGRYTITPQKLDVTQMFEEAQALLAPLALDKDISISFEADPDLRIHADPERLFQVLSNLVSNAIKFTPRLGTVGVHAKSSGGDIVFTVQDSGEGIPQDHLPHVFDRYWTAKEGNPNGTGLGLYITQGIVEAHGGRIVAESAPGQGALFRFTMPAAVDTPE; translated from the coding sequence ATGACACCACAAGACAAAGACGCGTTTGAACAGCTGTTGGCCAACTGTGCGGACGAACCCATCCGCTTTCCGGGGGCGATTCAGCCCCACGGGCTGCTGCTGACCCTGACCGAGCCTGGACTGGAGATCATCCAGGTCAGCGCCAACGTCGACACCCTGCTCGCACGCGAACCACAGACACTGATTGGCCGCCCGCTGCAAAGCCTGATCGGTGACGCGCACACCAAAGCCGTGCGTGAAGCGTTGCAGCAACCGACACTGTTCGACGCCCCTCCCCTGCATTTCAGGGTCAACGGCACCGCGTTCGACGGTTTGCTGCATCGCCATCAAGGGGTGTTGATTCTGGAGCTGGAGATCCACGTGGAGAATTTCCAGCCGCGCAACGTCGCCGGCAATCAGACAAACCTGGGGCGCATGCTCCAGCGCCTGCAAGCGGCGACTACGCTGCAAGCGCTGTACGACATCAGCGTCAAGGAAATCCAGGCCATGACCGGCTATGACCGGGTGCTGATCTACCGTTTCGAGGAGGAAGGCCACGGTCAGGTGATCGCCGAAGCCTCCGACCCATCGATGGAGCTGTTCAACGGACTGTTCTTCCCGGCCTCGGATATTCCGGAGCAGGCCCGCGAGCTGTATCGCATCAACTGGTTGCGAATCATCCCGAATGCCGACTATCAGCCGGTGCCGCTGGTACCGAAGCTGCGTCCCGACACGCAAACGCCACTGGACTTGAGTTTCGCCACCCTGCGCAGCGTTTCGCCGATCCACTGCCAGTACATGAAGAACATGGGGGTGTTGTCGTCAATGAGCATCTCGCTGATGCGCGGTGATCAACTCTGGGGCCTGATCAGTTGCGGCAACCGCCAGCCACTGCATGTTCCGCACGAATTGCGCACCGCCTGCCAGACCATCGGCCAGGTGCTGTCGTTGCAGATCAGCGCCATGGAGGCCCTGGAACTCAGCCGCCAGCGTGACGAAAAGCTCGGAGCGCTGGCACTGCTCAACCAAGCCATGATCGACTCGCCGCAGAATGTCTTCGACGGCCTGGCCCGGCAACCGCAAGTGCTGATGGCGCTGGCCCAGGCCGGCGGTATCGCGATCATCGAAGACAAGCAGTTGCACCGTTATGGCAATTGCCCGGAACCCGAGCAGATCCGTGCGCTGCATAAATGGCTGCAGGAACGCGGCGAGCCGGTGTTCGCCAGTCATCACCTGGCCAGCGTCTATCCACCGGCCGCTCACTATCAGCAAGTGGCCAGCGGCGTGCTCGCCATGAGCCTGCCCAAACCGGTAGACAACGGCGTGATGTGGTTCCGTCCGGAAGTCAAAGAGAACGTCAAATGGAGTGGCGACCCGAGAAAGCCGCTGGACCTGGAAAACTCTGACGCCGGCCTGCGCCTGCGCCCGCGCACATCCTTCGAAATCTGGAAAGTGGAGATGGCCGGGATCTCCACCAAGTGGAGCCATGGCGACCTCTTCGCCGCCAACGACCTGCGCCGCTCGGCACTGGAAAACGACCTCGCTCGCCAGGTCCGTCGTGAACAGGAGGCCGTGCGTGCGCGGGATGATCTGGTGGCCGTGGTTTCCCACGACCTGCGCAACCCGATGACGGTCATCTCCATGCTCTGCGGCATGATGCAAAAGACCTTCAGCTCCGACGGCCCGCACACCTCGCGACGCATTGCTACCGCAATCGACACCATGCAACAGGCCGCCGGGCGCATGAATACCCTGCTCGAAGACTTGCTCGATACCTCCAAGATCGACGCCGGGCGCTACACCATCACACCGCAAAAGCTCGACGTCACACAGATGTTCGAGGAGGCCCAAGCACTGCTCGCGCCCCTGGCGCTGGACAAGGACATCAGCATTTCCTTCGAAGCGGATCCCGACCTGCGCATCCATGCCGACCCCGAGCGGTTGTTCCAGGTGCTGTCGAACCTGGTCAGCAACGCAATCAAATTCACCCCGCGCCTGGGCACCGTCGGTGTGCACGCGAAATCATCCGGCGGCGACATCGTCTTCACCGTGCAAGACAGCGGCGAAGGCATTCCCCAGGACCACCTGCCCCATGTGTTCGATCGTTACTGGACCGCCAAGGAAGGCAACCCGAATGGCACCGGGCTGGGCCTGTATATCACGCAGGGGATCGTCGAGGCCCATGGTGGACGCATCGTCGCCGAAAGTGCGCCGGGGCAAGGTGCGTTGTTCAGGTTTACCATGCCGGCGGCTGTCGATACTCCTGAGTAA
- a CDS encoding biliverdin-producing heme oxygenase — MQTPTRDIPRVLQDLRTGTAELHIALEKRLPFFSDSLDLQAFERLMQAYYGFYRPLEAALQDCTSAPTDFDLNTRMKTPTLRSDLQALGMPGNALDSLPVCRELPIIDSGAAYLGVLYVLEGATLGGQILRREIAARLDLGAENGAAFLDIYGAATGRRWRDFIDYLGNRPMTADERESVVKAAHSTFSCFERWLQSREVLL, encoded by the coding sequence ATGCAAACACCGACCCGAGATATTCCCCGCGTACTCCAGGATCTGCGCACCGGCACTGCCGAACTGCACATTGCCCTGGAAAAACGCCTGCCGTTTTTCTCCGACTCGCTCGATCTCCAGGCCTTTGAGCGCCTGATGCAGGCCTATTACGGTTTTTATCGGCCGCTGGAAGCCGCGCTGCAGGACTGCACGTCGGCCCCCACAGATTTTGACCTGAACACCCGAATGAAAACCCCGACGCTGCGTAGTGACTTGCAGGCCCTGGGGATGCCCGGGAACGCGCTGGACAGCCTGCCCGTCTGCCGCGAGCTACCGATCATCGACTCCGGCGCGGCGTACCTGGGTGTGCTTTACGTGCTGGAAGGCGCGACGCTCGGCGGACAGATTCTGCGCCGTGAAATCGCTGCCAGGCTGGACCTGGGCGCCGAAAACGGCGCGGCATTCCTGGATATTTACGGTGCCGCGACCGGGCGGCGCTGGCGTGATTTCATCGACTACCTGGGTAATCGCCCCATGACCGCCGACGAGCGCGAAAGCGTGGTCAAGGCGGCGCACTCCACATTCAGTTGTTTCGAACGCTGGCTGCAAAGCCGGGAGGTTCTGCTATGA
- a CDS encoding DUF2231 domain-containing protein has protein sequence MTDTTYPFARITPGPLHAVLLGGAVALFLGGLLSDIAYSNTYQIQWSNFASWLIAGGLVFCGLALLFALVNLLQAHPKAGRPTLYFLLLLITWVLGLINAFEHAKDAWAVMPSGLILSVIVTLLSCVSAWTGLTNLRSGGAR, from the coding sequence GTGACCGACACCACCTACCCCTTCGCGCGAATCACGCCAGGACCGCTGCACGCGGTCCTGCTTGGCGGCGCCGTGGCCCTTTTTCTCGGGGGCTTGCTCAGTGACATCGCCTACTCCAACACCTACCAGATCCAGTGGAGCAATTTCGCCTCCTGGCTGATCGCCGGGGGCCTGGTGTTCTGCGGGCTTGCGTTGCTGTTTGCGCTGGTCAACCTGCTACAGGCCCACCCCAAAGCCGGCAGGCCTACTTTGTATTTCCTGCTATTGCTGATCACCTGGGTGCTGGGGTTGATCAACGCCTTCGAACATGCCAAGGATGCCTGGGCGGTCATGCCCTCGGGCCTGATCCTGTCAGTCATCGTTACCCTGCTGAGCTGCGTTTCGGCGTGGACCGGTCTCACCAACCTGCGCTCGGGAGGTGCACGATGA